From a region of the Roseivirga sp. 4D4 genome:
- the yidD gene encoding membrane protein insertion efficiency factor YidD yields the protein MKQVIKTIFIFPIRVYQYAISPLLGANCRFNPTCSAYTVEAIQEWGPIKGIWLGMKRFSKCHPWGGHGYDPVPKKSKDENTQ from the coding sequence ATGAAACAGGTCATCAAGACCATATTCATTTTTCCTATTCGTGTCTATCAATATGCGATTTCTCCTCTGTTAGGAGCAAATTGCCGTTTTAATCCCACATGCTCAGCTTACACCGTTGAAGCCATCCAGGAATGGGGACCAATTAAAGGTATTTGGCTAGGGATGAAAAGATTTAGCAAGTGCCACCCCTGGGGTGGACATGGCTATGATCCTGTACCAAAAAAGTCTAAGGATGAAAATACTCAATAG
- the ribB gene encoding 3,4-dihydroxy-2-butanone-4-phosphate synthase, producing MAEEIKLNTIEEAIEAIKNGEVIIVVDDENRENEGDFICAAEKVTPEIINFMATHGRGLICASLYEDRCNDLGLDLMVRNNSAAYETPFTVSVDLIGHGCTTGISASDRSRTIQALINPETRPEELGKPGHIFPLRAKKGGVLRRTGHTEAAVDFARLAGLKPGGVLVEIMNEDGTMARLPDLKGVADRFDLKLVSIEDLISYRLENESLIEKEIGIDLPTEYGDFHLQAYKQVNTGEIHLAVVKGEWEPDEPVLVRVHSSSTLGDIFGFKFDAGNPIKYAMRMIEEEGKGVVLYMNQNARGQRLIHEIQALKKEGITDKPLNRKFGVKMDEKDYGVGAQILRDLGVSKLKLISNNPQKRIGIIGYGLEITEYVELKGQSASQNVIS from the coding sequence ATGGCTGAAGAAATCAAGTTAAATACCATTGAGGAGGCTATTGAAGCCATAAAGAACGGTGAAGTGATCATTGTTGTGGATGACGAAAACCGTGAGAATGAAGGGGATTTTATCTGTGCAGCAGAGAAAGTAACACCTGAGATCATCAACTTTATGGCGACACATGGTAGAGGTCTCATTTGCGCTTCTTTATATGAAGATCGTTGCAATGATCTAGGGCTCGATCTGATGGTCAGGAATAATTCAGCTGCCTATGAAACTCCTTTTACTGTATCAGTTGATTTGATCGGGCATGGATGTACTACCGGCATTTCTGCATCAGATAGATCAAGGACAATTCAAGCATTGATCAATCCAGAAACACGTCCGGAAGAGTTAGGTAAACCAGGTCATATATTTCCATTAAGGGCCAAAAAAGGTGGTGTTTTGAGGAGAACAGGTCATACCGAAGCAGCTGTTGATTTTGCGCGACTAGCAGGGCTGAAACCTGGCGGTGTATTGGTTGAGATTATGAATGAGGATGGCACTATGGCAAGGCTCCCTGATTTAAAGGGCGTTGCCGATCGCTTTGACTTGAAGTTGGTTTCTATTGAAGATTTGATTTCCTATCGGTTAGAAAATGAAAGTCTCATAGAAAAGGAAATCGGAATTGATTTACCAACAGAGTATGGCGATTTTCATTTACAGGCCTATAAGCAAGTCAATACCGGAGAGATTCATTTGGCCGTGGTTAAAGGAGAATGGGAACCAGATGAGCCGGTGCTCGTTCGCGTGCATTCGTCAAGTACCTTAGGAGATATTTTTGGGTTCAAGTTTGATGCCGGTAATCCTATTAAATATGCCATGCGCATGATAGAAGAAGAAGGCAAGGGTGTCGTACTTTATATGAACCAAAATGCGAGAGGCCAGCGATTGATCCATGAAATCCAAGCCCTGAAGAAAGAAGGTATCACTGATAAGCCACTAAACCGCAAGTTTGGTGTCAAGATGGATGAAAAGGACTACGGAGTGGGTGCGCAGATTCTCAGGGATTTAGGTGTGTCTAAGCTGAAGTTAATATCTAACAATCCACAGAAACGAATCGGTATCATAGGCTATGGTCTTGAGATCACCGAGTATGTTGAACTGAAAGGCCAAAGTGCATCTCAAAATGTGATTTCTTAG
- the surE gene encoding 5'/3'-nucleotidase SurE produces MSKPLILVSNDDGITSNGIRFLVEVMSTLGEVIVVAPNSPQSGMGHAITIGQPLRLVKTSIFDDLDVQAYECSGTPADCVKLAKHHVLKDRNPDLVVSGINHGSNLAVSVLYSGTMSAAIEGAIEGFPAIGYSLSDFSHDADFSHTEDFVKHIAEQVLKNGLNRGVALNVNFPPKQNERIKGIKICRQAKAHWEEEFDHRKDPYGRPYFWLAGNFVNNDKGEDTDVWAVDHNYVAVVPCQYDLTAHHAIAQINDDWDF; encoded by the coding sequence ATGTCCAAGCCTCTTATTCTTGTTTCTAATGATGATGGTATAACCTCCAATGGTATTCGCTTTTTAGTAGAAGTGATGAGTACCTTGGGAGAAGTGATCGTGGTGGCACCCAATAGTCCACAGTCTGGTATGGGGCATGCTATTACGATTGGTCAGCCATTGAGGCTTGTGAAGACCTCAATCTTTGACGACTTGGATGTCCAAGCGTATGAGTGTTCTGGGACACCTGCTGATTGTGTGAAACTGGCTAAACATCATGTGCTGAAAGACAGAAACCCTGATTTGGTCGTAAGTGGTATCAACCACGGTAGTAACCTGGCTGTAAGCGTGCTGTATTCTGGCACCATGTCCGCAGCAATTGAAGGAGCCATTGAAGGCTTTCCGGCCATAGGTTATTCATTATCTGATTTTTCCCATGATGCTGATTTTTCTCACACTGAGGATTTTGTAAAGCATATCGCGGAGCAAGTTTTGAAGAATGGATTAAACAGAGGTGTTGCCCTGAACGTCAATTTCCCACCAAAACAGAATGAGAGAATTAAAGGCATAAAAATTTGCCGCCAGGCCAAGGCGCATTGGGAAGAGGAGTTTGATCACCGTAAAGATCCGTATGGAAGACCTTACTTCTGGTTGGCTGGTAACTTTGTGAACAACGATAAGGGAGAAGATACCGATGTTTGGGCTGTTGATCATAACTATGTGGCTGTTGTACCTTGTCAGTATGACCTAACTGCTCACCATGCGATCGCCCAGATCAATGATGACTGGGATTTTTAA
- the dcd gene encoding dCTP deaminase, with product MILSGKEIKREIGKGINIEPFSESQLNPNSYNLKLHNELMVYSNPVLDMKHPNPVEPLTIPEEGLLLETGKLYLGRTVEKTETSKFVPMLEGRSSIGRLGLFIHVTAGFGDVGFNGYWTLEIFCVQPIRIYAGVDICQIFYHTIEGDFDTYKNGKYQNNEGIQASMLYKDFK from the coding sequence ATGATTCTATCAGGTAAGGAAATCAAAAGAGAAATTGGCAAGGGGATCAACATTGAGCCTTTTAGTGAATCTCAGCTCAATCCCAATAGCTATAATCTTAAGCTACATAATGAGCTGATGGTTTACTCGAATCCGGTTTTGGATATGAAACATCCAAACCCAGTCGAACCACTCACCATCCCTGAAGAAGGTCTCCTATTGGAAACTGGAAAACTCTACTTAGGGAGAACTGTTGAGAAAACTGAGACCTCGAAATTTGTCCCTATGCTAGAAGGTCGATCTTCTATCGGAAGACTGGGACTTTTCATTCACGTGACAGCCGGGTTTGGTGATGTCGGGTTTAATGGTTATTGGACCCTAGAGATTTTCTGTGTCCAGCCTATCAGAATTTATGCCGGAGTAGATATTTGTCAAATCTTTTACCATACGATTGAAGGAGATTTCGACACTTATAAAAACGGAAAATATCAGAACAACGAGGGTATCCAAGCCAGTATGCTTTATAAAGACTTTAAGTAA
- a CDS encoding polysaccharide deacetylase family protein: MKILNSSILVVVCSLLAFNAFSQKKVSLTIDDLPVVSYGINTPAHLNEVTDKLISTFKQYQVPAIGYVNEIKLYSNGKRDKFSISLLEKWLSNGYELGNHTYSHIDYHKVTLERFSEDFLKGEKIIKPLAKKYDQDIRFFRHPFLRSGETKERSEALEEFIRSKGYLSAPVTLNSDDYLFAQAYAQAYKEKDETEMETIGIAYIDHTEKKLKFYESLSEAVFDRAIAHTYLMHANLLNADYLDELCDMFKKNGYTFVSQSEVLKDPAYAEPVTKFGNWGMSWLYRWSLSKDKGKALFVKDIPLPAFLKTPD; encoded by the coding sequence ATGAAAATACTCAATAGCTCCATCTTAGTAGTAGTTTGTTCCTTACTTGCCTTTAATGCTTTCAGCCAGAAAAAGGTATCGCTTACGATAGATGATTTACCCGTTGTAAGTTATGGCATCAACACCCCTGCACACCTAAATGAGGTGACCGACAAACTCATCAGCACTTTCAAGCAGTATCAGGTTCCAGCCATCGGTTATGTAAATGAAATCAAACTCTATAGCAACGGTAAACGAGATAAGTTCAGCATAAGTCTTCTTGAAAAATGGCTATCAAATGGATATGAATTAGGCAATCACACCTATTCACATATAGATTACCATAAAGTCACTTTAGAGCGATTTTCAGAGGACTTTCTGAAGGGTGAAAAAATCATAAAGCCACTTGCGAAAAAGTACGACCAAGACATCAGGTTTTTTAGGCACCCTTTCCTTAGATCAGGAGAAACCAAGGAACGATCGGAGGCCTTGGAGGAGTTTATAAGGAGCAAAGGATACTTATCGGCACCAGTTACACTCAACAGCGATGATTATCTGTTTGCTCAGGCTTACGCACAAGCGTATAAAGAAAAGGACGAAACCGAAATGGAAACAATCGGCATCGCCTATATCGACCATACTGAAAAGAAACTCAAATTCTATGAATCATTATCGGAAGCCGTATTTGATCGAGCAATAGCTCACACCTATTTGATGCACGCCAATTTGCTTAATGCAGACTACTTAGACGAACTCTGTGATATGTTCAAAAAAAATGGATATACGTTCGTCTCTCAAAGCGAAGTACTAAAAGATCCGGCTTATGCAGAACCAGTAACTAAGTTCGGTAATTGGGGAATGTCTTGGCTATATCGTTGGTCGCTTTCAAAAGACAAAGGAAAGGCCTTGTTTGTAAAGGACATTCCGCTGCCAGCCTTCCTTAAAACACCTGATTAA